In Streptomyces dangxiongensis, one DNA window encodes the following:
- a CDS encoding mechanosensitive ion channel family protein: MENVLRPLIVVGSSVLLTLALGWATDRLLRKADERNPDSPLWELLRRGRIPYQVVLCAALLRGSYDQAQLSEQHHTGIGRALTLVLIGSTAWLLIRIAAAVVETSYSRYARVHRDAARVRRVRTQVELIMRVVSAIVIVMAIASMLLTFPAMRAAGASLLASAGILGIVAGVAAQSTLSNLFAGLQIAFGDMVRIGDTVVVDGEWGTVDEITLTFLTVRTWDERRITMPVSYFTSKPFENWSRGTPQMTGTVYWYLDHSAPVEAMREKLRDILRGCPAWDGRAYSLQVTDTTPNTVQVRALVTAKDADDIWTVRVAVREQMITWLSEKHPYALPRVNTSEAVLPPYRVPSPDGASLRKAYEFPRTGRG; this comes from the coding sequence ATGGAGAACGTACTCCGCCCCCTGATCGTGGTGGGCAGCTCGGTGCTGCTCACCCTTGCCCTCGGCTGGGCCACCGACCGACTGCTGCGCAAGGCCGACGAACGCAACCCGGACTCGCCGCTGTGGGAACTGCTGCGGCGGGGCCGCATTCCCTACCAGGTGGTGCTGTGCGCCGCCCTGCTCAGAGGCTCCTACGACCAGGCGCAGCTCTCCGAGCAGCACCACACCGGCATCGGCCGCGCGCTGACGCTGGTGCTGATCGGGTCCACCGCCTGGCTGTTGATCCGGATCGCCGCCGCCGTCGTCGAGACCTCCTACAGCCGCTACGCGCGTGTCCACCGGGACGCGGCCCGGGTGCGCCGGGTCCGCACGCAGGTAGAGCTGATCATGCGGGTGGTGTCCGCGATCGTCATCGTGATGGCGATCGCCTCCATGCTGCTGACGTTCCCCGCGATGCGCGCGGCCGGCGCCTCGCTGCTGGCCTCCGCCGGCATCCTCGGCATCGTCGCCGGTGTCGCCGCCCAGTCGACCCTGTCGAACCTGTTCGCCGGGCTCCAGATCGCCTTCGGCGACATGGTCCGCATAGGCGACACGGTCGTCGTGGACGGCGAGTGGGGCACGGTCGACGAGATCACCCTGACCTTCCTGACCGTACGGACCTGGGACGAGCGCCGGATCACCATGCCGGTGTCGTACTTCACCTCCAAGCCCTTCGAGAACTGGTCCCGGGGCACCCCCCAGATGACCGGGACCGTCTACTGGTACCTGGACCACAGCGCGCCGGTCGAGGCGATGCGCGAGAAGCTGCGGGACATCCTGCGCGGGTGTCCGGCCTGGGACGGCCGCGCCTACAGCCTCCAGGTGACCGACACCACGCCGAACACCGTCCAGGTGCGCGCCCTGGTGACGGCGAAGGACGCGGACGACATCTGGACGGTGCGGGTCGCGGTCCGCGAACAGATGATCACCTGGCTGTCCGAGAAGCACCCCTACGCGCTGCCCCGGGTCAACACCTCCGAGGCCGTGCTCCCGCCCTACCGCGTCCCGTCCCCCGACGGCGCCTCGCTGCGCAAGGCCTACGAGTTCCCCCGCACCGGCCGGGGCTGA
- a CDS encoding dienelactone hydrolase family protein — protein sequence MNIMLFHSAYGLRPAVREAADRLRAAGHEVWTPDLFDGHTFDTVEDGMEFQERTGKEELLKRAVLAAAPYSDRGLVYAGFSLGASVAQTLALGDDKARGLLLLHGTSDIAPNAQVDELPVQLHVAEPDPFETDDWLSAWYLQMGRAGADVEVYRYAGAGHLYTDPGLPDHDAQAAEATWRVALGFLETLG from the coding sequence ATGAACATCATGCTCTTTCACTCGGCCTACGGGCTCAGGCCCGCGGTGCGCGAGGCCGCGGACCGGCTGCGCGCGGCGGGACACGAGGTGTGGACGCCGGACCTCTTCGACGGACACACGTTCGACACCGTCGAGGACGGCATGGAGTTCCAGGAGCGCACCGGCAAGGAGGAGCTGCTGAAGCGGGCCGTGCTGGCGGCGGCGCCGTACTCGGACCGGGGGCTGGTGTACGCCGGGTTCTCACTGGGCGCGTCCGTCGCCCAGACCCTCGCCCTCGGCGACGACAAGGCGCGCGGGCTGCTGCTTCTGCACGGCACCTCCGACATCGCGCCGAACGCGCAGGTGGACGAGTTGCCGGTGCAACTGCACGTGGCGGAGCCGGACCCGTTCGAGACGGACGACTGGCTGAGCGCCTGGTATCTCCAGATGGGCCGGGCGGGCGCCGACGTGGAGGTCTACCGGTACGCCGGGGCCGGGCACCTCTACACCGACCCCGGCCTGCCGGACCACGACGCGCAGGCCGCCGAGGCCACCTGGCGGGTGGCACTCGGCTTCCTGGAGACGCTCGGCTGA